The following proteins come from a genomic window of Amphiura filiformis chromosome 16, Afil_fr2py, whole genome shotgun sequence:
- the LOC140136432 gene encoding enhancer of mRNA-decapping protein 4-like has translation MDSSLSTSGSLSAGEASQILKDLLNVGKSPGLGAANSTPDKMDGDRMENGRSRQSQETPPRPPRGATAGNGSFEDFGKVYQKIILEGDDKKGSVPIFGREVDIIPSAASSIDSQTPGSSKVKITPVVNYDWEHRYYYGNLVAVNTTYLVYVLKVHPGYGLRILNRRTVERALLKGFVDVITDVAFAHHNSNVLGCIDRRGNLSVWQIHEGGGKIQYTPKLNVTRSGTQSSDFHRLMWCPFLPDDPGTSDSSTASNEGSRMLAVTHDNQAELWDVDVATELYSTKPIEFEQVREGLIKVYDGHTKPITDASVSPDGTVLATSSLDGTVKFWQMYWEATDPPRRLHQFSPHDGKPVSALLFCDNHKYQDPNLPFWRFLITGADYNSELKVWCTVTWTCLQKLQLHQPGLTPQPAFKVKLDLSASFLIMTDIKRKVLYVIQLFQDPHEGRAHVTSISEFLLMQPMLSFAVVDAGKCKIKPTNDDGEDGEELNSGELDTSLEDKPKVEGVGVKVKMFCVNSRSVQDLQVRFQPSSSVDHDMGGSISSASQDDIALRDGLSDMSFNTTSQSGVTTTDSSQSDIMVGGGGGGAQDVTSSFTSESTHSPSQPYLMTPDAFTSKSLPPNLNNKSVRDSASSSGSSMTRVSAMGTSIDDLLGSSHTSSDSTRVITPDSSVTLTPSSSATKLTPHSHQGTPSGIPLPPMTPGEVPLPPMTPGEVPLPPMTPGERNTQEDDDDEEDEGPPSPPPSPVGCTTPEQLTRPESTDKISQLLAKARRMSESSAEVAQIMKRQIGEENEEERIRKMVEEMEDEEGAEGEKDTPRKPESSEDDEPPAEEESNQDDPSLSGGEFQGFTDDDIQLQEQRLAEMASKMPVDTPSDDPSKSNNNQQHPSDEDSYYGSPESGKLLVGRWSLKTKDASEPSDTEPDEANVNPPEPSQEGPFRDRGDQAIQKTDEESLSADELRKMFQQLWGVVSATKDEMLVLRRDFTKMQSSNSIIQSMKARIDKLDKSMGIKLEKSSEQERQRLTVALQEKQALDKQKQERLLETVSQTLKQSVTSRLDNTVKAEITNKVVPELQRVVAPVEEQINTTIAQKLTATDQLMRENISKLVKSRGVTEAMGQAAASALNNTIQSTYKDAFQNTVMPAFERSCQSMFAQINAAFDMGTREYAQQLEMHLSKIRKNQQGLVADFKTNSESMQTSIANSVQTHLAAELSETLQTTVQTHLAAELHKSQQTFEDQLLDQVRKMIKEELNTAMKEHHVQDQLLDQVRMITKEELNSALKEHQVQVQDSIAAVVRSQAPTPVPQAPDIQQIQSQIQQLLQRRQINAAFQMALSASDLRAVLFVCNALNAEELFSIDPCPMEQPVLLSLIQQLSHDLNNNTTLKCSYLEESLLAIDPRNDVTSEHLPRVIGDMVQRLTEFISANQTHSQRKTLRKVLLQAKALIK, from the exons ATGGACAGTTCCCTGAGTACTTCAGGGTCGCTTAGTGCTGgagaagcatcacaaattttgAAGGACTTGCTGAATGTAGGGAAATCCCCAGGATTAG GGGCTGCTAACTCTACCCCAGATAAGATGGATGGTGACAGGATGGAAAATGGAAG GTCTCGTCAAAGTCAAGAGACTCCTCCACGTCCACCACGG GGTGCTACAGCTGGAAATGGCAGTTTTGAAGACTTTGGAAAAGTCTACCAGAAGAT AATTTTAGAAGGGGATGACAAGAAGGGATCTGTGCCCATATTTGGAAGAGAAGTAGACATCATTCCCAGTGCAGCATCCAGCATAGACAGTCAGACACCTGGCAGTAGCAAG GTCAAGATCACACCTGTAGTAAACTATGACTGGGAACACAGATATTACTATGGTAACCTAGTAGCTGTCAACACAACATATCTGGTATATGTCCTCAAAG TTCATCCTGGTTATGGTCTGCGTATCCTGAACAGACGCACCGTAGAGAGGGCGCTGCTGAAAGGCTTTGTAGACGTGATCACAGATGTAGCTTTTGCTCATCATAACTCCAATGTACTGGGCTGCATTGACAGGAGAGGCAATTTGTCTGTGTGGCAAATACATGAAGGCGGTGGAAAGATACA ATACACACCCAAACTGAATGTGACCAGGTCAGGTACCCAATCCAGTGATTTCCACAGACTGATGTGGTGTCCGTTCCTACCCGATGACCCTGGTACCAGCGATAGCAGTACAGCTTCTAATGAGGGAAGTCGTATGTTAGCTGTCACACATGATAATCAG GCTGAGTTATGGGATGTGGATGTAGCAACTGAGCTGTATAGCACCAAACCTATTGAGTTTGAGCAAGTGAGAGAAGGTCTTATCAAAGTCTATGATGGACACACAAAG ccaatcacagatgcctCAGTGTCTCCTGACGGCACAGTTTTAGCCACATCCAGCCTGGATGGTACAGTGAAGTTCTGGCAGATGTACTGGGAAGCCACGGACCCACCTAGGAGACTCCACCAGTTCAGTCCCCATGATGGAAAACCCGTCTCAGCTCTGCTGTTTTGTGACAACCACAAATATCAAGATCCAAA CCTGCCATTCTGGAGGTTCCTCATCACTGGAGCCGATTACAATTCAGAGTTGAAGGTCTGGTGCACAGTCACCTGGACATGTCTACAGAAGCTGCAACTACACCAGCCTGGCCTGACGCCACAACCAGCCTTCAAAGTCAAACTGGATCTGTCAGCATCATTTCTCATCATGACTGATATCAAGAGAAAG GTACTCTATGTGATACAGTTATTCCAAGATCCCCATGAAGGGCGTGCCCATGTGACATCCATCAGTGAGTTCTTATTGATGCAACCCATGCTTAGCTTTGCTGTGGTAGATGCTGGCAAATGTAAGATTAAACCAACCAATGATGATGGGGAGGATGGTGAAGAGCTGAACTCTG GTGAATTGGATACATCATTAGAAGACAAACCCAAGGTAGAGGGTGTTGGTGTCAAAGTGAAAATGTTCTGTGTCAACTCAAG GTCTGTACAAGACTTACAAGTGCGTTTCCAGCCCAGCTCATCAGTAGATCATGACATGGGAGGATCTATCAGCTCAGCATCACAGGATGATATAG CCCTACGTGATGGCTTATCGGACATGAGCTTCAACACAACTAGCCAATCAGGAGTCACCACCACAGACAGCAGCCAATCAGATATCATGGTTGGAGGCGGTGGAGGTGGAGCACAAGATGTCACTAGTTCATTTACGTCCGAATCCACACATTCCCCCAGCCAGCCGTACCTGATGACTCCAGATGCATTCACCTCAAAATCACTGCCTCCTAACTTGAACAATAAAAGTGTACGAGACAGTGCGTCCAGTTCTGGTAGCAGTATGACCCGTGTAAGTGCCATGGGGACGTCGATAGACGATCTTCTCGGTTCCTCGCACACATCATCCGATAGCACCCGCGTTATCACGCCTGATAGCTCAGTGACTTTGACCCCAAGTTCTTCTGCTACAAAGTTGACGCCACATTCACATCAGGGTACGCCTTCTGGCATCCCACTGCCACCAATGACGCCAGGGGAAGTGCCACTCCCACCGATGACCCCAGGAGAGGTTCCCCTTCCTCCTATGACACCTGGTGAAAGAAACACTcaagaggatgatgatgatgaggaggatgagGGTCCGCCGTCACCTCCTCCTTCCCCGGTAGGATGTACCACACCAGAGCAGCTGACAAGACCAGAAAGTACAGACAAAATCAGTCAGCTTCTTGCAAAGGCCAGGCGGATGTCGGAGTCGAGTGCAGAGGTGGCACAGATAATGAAACGACAGATAGGGGAAGAAAATGAGGAGGAGAGGATCAGGAAGATGGTGGAAGAGATGGAGGATGAGGAAGGAGCGGAAGGCGAGAAAGATACGCCAAGAAAACCAGAATCGAGTGAAGATGATGAG CCACCAGCTGAAGAGGAGAGCAATCAAGATGATCCCTCCTTATCTGGTGGAGAGTTCCAAGGATTCACAGATGATGACATCCAATTACAGGAACAGAGATTGGCAGAGATGGCTTCCAAGATGCCGGTGGACACGCCAAGTGATGACCCATCAAAGAGTAACAACAACCAGCAGCATCCTAGTGATGAGGATTCCTATTACGGGTCTCCTGAGTCGGGCAAGCTCCTGGTAGGGAGGTGGTCACT TAAAACCAAAGATGCATCTGAGCCATCTGACACAGAACCTGATGAAGCCAATGTAAATCCACCGGAACCAAG CCAAGAGGGTCCTTTCAGAGACAGAGGAGACCAAGCCATACAGAAAACAGATGAGGAGTCACTGTCAGCTGATGAG TTACGGAAGATGTTCCAGCAGCTTTGGGGTGTTGTGTCAGCAACCAAAGATGAGATGTTGGTTCTCAGGAGAGATTTCACAAAGATGCAGTCCTCCAATAGCATCATCCAGTCAATGAAGGCACGCATTGATAAATTGGATAAGAGTATGGGGATCAAGCTAGAGAAGTCATCAGAACAAGAAC gtcaaaggttaactgtcGCGTTACAAGAAAAGCAAGCATTAGACAAGCAGAAACAAGAGCGTCTGTTAGAAACCGTGTCACAGACTCTGAAACAGTCGGTGACAAGTCGATTGGACAACACAGTCAAAGCAGAAATCACCAACAAAGTAGTTCCTG AACTCCAAAGGGTGGTAGCACCGGTAGAAGAACAAATCAACACAACAATTGCACAGAAATTAACAGCAACAGACCAACTTATGAGAGAAAACATTTCCAAATTGGTGAAAAGTAGG GGTGTGACGGAGGCCATGGGTCAAGCAGCTGCCAGCGCCTTAAATAACACTATTCAATCCACATATAAAGATGCCTTCCAGAACACAGTGATGCCAGCATTTGAGAGGTCATGTCAGTCCATGTTTGCCCAGATCAATGCAGCCTTTGATATGGGAACCAGGGAAT atGCACAACAGCTCGAAATGCACCTGAGCAAAATACGAAAGAACCAACAGGGTCTTGTTGCAGACTTCAAGACTAACTCTGAGTCGATGCAGACTAGTATAGCTAATAGTGTACAGACCCACCTGGCAGCTGAGCTATCTGAGACGTTGCAGACTACTGTACAAACTCACCTGGCAGCTGAGCTACATAAATCACAACAGAC ATTCGAAGATCAGTTACTGGATCAGGTTCGCAAGATGATCAAAGAAGAACTGAACACAGCAATGAAGGAACATCATGTGCAGGATCAGTTACTGGATCAGGTTCGCATGATCACCAAAGAAGAACTGAATTCAGCACTGAAGGAACATCAAGTACAGGTGCAAGACAGCATAGCAGCAGTAGTGAGGTCTCAAGCACCTACACCTGTACCCCAGGCACCAGACATACAACAGATACAATCACAGATACAGCAGTTGTTACAGAGAAGACAGATTAATGCAGCGTTCCAAATG GCTTTGAGTGCTTCCGACCTGCGAGCTGTGTTATTTGTGTGCAATGCTCTCAATGCAGAGGAGTTGTTTAGCATTGACCCATGTCCAATGGAACAACCAGTATTACTCTCACTGATTCAACAGTTATCTCATGATCTCAACAATAACACTACCCTTAAATGCAG TTACCTTGAGGAATCACTGCTTGCTATTGACCCGAGGAATGACGTGACCAGCGAACATCTACCACGCGTTATTGGCGACATGGTACAGAGATTGACGGAGTTCATTTCAGCTAATCAGACCCACTCACAACGCAAAACACTCAGAAAGGTTCTCCTACAGGCCAAGGCACTTATCAAGTAG